One Streptomyces sp. ML-6 genomic region harbors:
- a CDS encoding response regulator transcription factor codes for MNARVVVADDQSVVREGIVMLLGLLPGIEVVGSAKDGDEAVALVAELAPDVVLMDLRMPRCDGVEATRRIRKDHPGTQVVVLTTFADDDSLFPALRAGARGYLTKDAGGDEIVRAVQAVLSGEAGLSPRVQRRLLERVTTSPLLPALSSEPELPDGLTPRELEVLILIAEGLSNTEIARQLHISQATVKSHINNLFAKAGVRDRAQAVRYAYVRGLAQPPGSVFT; via the coding sequence GTGAACGCGCGGGTCGTGGTCGCCGACGACCAGTCGGTGGTGCGCGAAGGAATCGTGATGCTGCTGGGGCTGCTGCCCGGCATCGAGGTGGTCGGATCGGCGAAGGACGGCGACGAGGCCGTCGCGCTCGTGGCCGAACTGGCCCCCGACGTGGTCCTGATGGACCTGCGGATGCCCCGGTGCGACGGGGTCGAGGCGACGAGACGGATCCGCAAGGACCATCCCGGTACCCAGGTGGTGGTGCTCACGACGTTCGCGGACGACGACTCGCTCTTCCCCGCGCTGCGGGCGGGGGCCCGCGGCTACCTCACCAAGGACGCCGGGGGCGACGAGATCGTGCGGGCCGTCCAGGCCGTGCTGTCGGGCGAGGCCGGGCTCTCCCCGAGAGTGCAGCGCCGTCTGCTGGAGCGGGTCACCACGAGTCCCCTGTTGCCGGCCCTGTCATCCGAGCCGGAGTTGCCCGACGGCCTGACGCCGCGTGAGCTGGAGGTGCTGATCCTGATCGCGGAGGGGCTGTCCAATACGGAGATCGCCCGGCAGCTGCACATTTCGCAGGCCACCGTGAAAAGCCACATCAACAACCTCTTCGCCAAGGCCGGGGTACGCGACCGGGCCCAGGCCGTTCGCTACGCGTACGTTCGGGGCCTCGCACAGCCGCCCGGATCGGTCTTCACCTGA
- a CDS encoding histidine kinase, whose amino-acid sequence MRATWTSWPSREALSEANRTRPRKVITWSVRGVLIAAMLWGTFGGGRFGPWAIAAGMVGVLGCAVVAWAFFRTSLKHRLWPSLGLMTLLLLAAFGAREADAVLLATLLWCGCAVTALERLPLAAALPVTALTLGVYAVVNTDGWFSTATTTVGLSLAGYVLRLDAEARGNAQRLLMQERAARAAEAETAALGERARIAREIHDVLAHSLSAQLVHLEAARLLIEREPGGEFRDGVLERVVAARSMAREGLAETRQALSALRGEVSPVEDFLRQLVAAEPAEVSVEGEHRVLTAEASQTVRRVAQEALTNVRKHAPGARVLVRLEYLPDEVSLEVRDSGGSVPGNELAGSGSGYGLLGMRERAELMGGTLEAGPAEEGFVVSLRVPV is encoded by the coding sequence ATGCGCGCTACCTGGACGAGCTGGCCCTCCCGCGAGGCGCTCTCGGAGGCGAACCGCACCCGTCCGCGGAAGGTGATCACCTGGTCGGTCCGGGGGGTGCTGATCGCCGCCATGCTGTGGGGGACGTTCGGCGGCGGGCGCTTCGGCCCCTGGGCGATCGCGGCCGGAATGGTGGGAGTGCTGGGCTGCGCGGTCGTCGCGTGGGCCTTCTTCCGGACCAGCCTGAAACACCGGCTCTGGCCGTCACTCGGTCTGATGACATTGCTGCTGTTGGCGGCCTTCGGCGCGCGTGAGGCCGACGCTGTTCTGCTGGCGACGCTCCTGTGGTGCGGTTGTGCGGTCACCGCGCTGGAGCGGCTGCCTCTCGCGGCGGCCCTTCCCGTGACGGCCCTCACCCTCGGCGTGTACGCCGTCGTCAACACCGACGGCTGGTTCTCCACGGCCACGACCACCGTCGGCCTTTCGCTGGCCGGTTATGTGCTCAGGCTGGACGCCGAGGCCCGCGGCAACGCCCAGAGACTGCTCATGCAGGAGCGGGCGGCCCGCGCGGCGGAAGCCGAGACGGCGGCCCTGGGGGAGCGGGCCAGGATCGCCAGGGAGATCCACGACGTGCTCGCCCACAGCCTCTCGGCGCAGCTGGTACACCTGGAGGCGGCGCGGCTGCTGATCGAGCGGGAACCCGGGGGGGAGTTCCGGGACGGGGTGCTGGAGCGGGTGGTGGCGGCGCGTTCCATGGCACGTGAGGGACTCGCGGAGACCCGGCAGGCGCTCTCCGCGCTCAGGGGAGAGGTGTCTCCGGTGGAGGACTTCCTGAGACAACTGGTGGCCGCCGAGCCCGCGGAGGTCAGCGTGGAAGGGGAGCATCGGGTGCTGACGGCCGAGGCGTCGCAGACGGTCCGGCGAGTGGCGCAGGAGGCCCTGACCAATGTGCGCAAACACGCACCGGGGGCCAGGGTGCTCGTCCGGCTGGAGTACCTGCCGGACGAAGTCTCCCTGGAGGTCAGGGACTCGGGCGGGAGCGTTCCCGGGAACGAACTCGCGGGCAGCGGCTCCGGATACGGTCTGCTGGGGATGAGGGAGCGGGCCGAGCTGATGGGCGGGACGCTGGAGGCGGGCCCCGCCGAGGAGGGATTCGTGGTGAGTCTGCGGGTGCCCGTGTGA